CGCGTCGATTAACGAAGACGTCCCGTCGCTTGAGGAGTGGCTAGGTGACTACAAGTGGTACTTGGATATCCAGTTGAAACTCCCCGACGGTGGTATGGAAGTCGTCGGCGAACCTCATCGATGGGTCGTCGATGCCAACTGGAAAACCATCGCGGACAATTTCAACGGCGATAGCTACCATACCGCGTGGGCACACGGGTCAGTCGTCGACCTTGAACTCGGCGGCGAAGAGACGGTCGGCCACGCCGGGACCGGCGATAGCATCGACCACCATATCCATTGTGACGGCCACACAACGAGTATCCGCGGCTTCGAGGACGAAGACGTCTTCCTGACGTATCCGGACGAAATCGTCGATGAGCTGTTCTCTGGTGACGATCTCTCCGAGGAACAGTGGCAGGTCGCTCGACAGGCACTCTCGTTTACTGGTGCGATCTTCCCTAACTTCGGCTTCCTCCACTTCGGAGATACGACGGACGATCCGAACAAGGACGTCGCACCGTTCTTCACGATTCGGAAGTGGCGGCCCCTGGGTCCCGATCAGATGGAGCTCTGGAGCTGGGGCCTCGTTCCGAAGAACGCGCCGGAATCGTTCAAAGAGCGAATGTACAAGATGTACACCTCGAACTTCGGCCCGACCGGGAACTTCGAACAGGACGACGTCCCGATTTGGAAGAGCATCACCGAAGCGGCCGGCGGGCAGTTCGCCCGGAGCCAGAATCTCCAGCTGAACTACCAGATGGGGCTGGAATGGATGAGCGAGATGGCACTAGACGAGGACTGGGACGGTCCCGGGTTCGCCTATTCGGAGAACTTAGAAGAAGGCGGCATGCGCCTGTTCCACGAGCAGTGGTATGAGATGCTCGCCGGTAACGACCGGGAAGACGCCCTCGGCACGCCGATGAACGTGGGGGTGGAACGATGAAACTCAGCGACCGAGAGGACGAAATCGAAGAACTCCTCGTCGAACGGGACGTCCGGAAGTTCCTCAACCACGAAGCGGAGTTACTCGACACGAGGGAACTCCACGAGTGGTTCGACCTCATCGCCGAGAATATCACCTACCACATGCCGCGTCGGCTGATGCGGGAGAACACGGCGGACGTCTTTAGCGGCGATAGCTACTACTTCGACGAAAGCTACGGCTCGCTAAAGGCCCGTGTGATGCGATTCGACTCGGAGTACGCCTGGGCAGAGCGTCCGCCGACGCGGACCGAACGGTACGTGACGAACGTCGTCGTCACCGACTACGATGACGAGGTGATCGACGTCGAAAGCAATCTCCTCGTCTACGTGAGTCGCGGTGACAGCGAGGAACACGACTTCTACTCGGCCAAGCGAGAGGACACGCTCCGACGGGACGGCGACTCCTTCGAGATCGTCGACAGGAAGATACTGCTCAACCAAACGATCCTCAGTACGGACAATATCTCTATCTTCCTATGAGTGACCGGACAGCGGACAGTCAGTACGTCGAGATCGCCGACGAGACGGTGTTGCGTGACGGTGAAACGGATATCACCGTTCGCCACATCAAGACGCCGAAAGGGGAGCGACTGGAGGTCCGGTCGGCGACCGACGACATTCGGATCGACGCGATGGGACTCGAGAGCCTCTCGTGGCAGGACCAAGAGGTGTTCGACAAGTTCCTCGGATACGAGTACGAGTTTACGGTCAGTTCGGCGGCAGACGCCGAGGTCGTCGCCGAGTTCGTCATCAGCAACGAGTATGCCGACGTCGTCGTTCGCGTTCTCGAGACGCCCGACGGCGATCGATGCGTCATCGAGGCACCGAAGAAGCAATTTAACCTTCAGGCGGACGCGACGTGTCTCGAAGCGCTGGCCGAGCAAGACTACGACATCTTCTCGGCATTTCTGAAGACGCCACACGGACCGGATGGCCACGCCCACTGAACACGATCAACGATACCCCATCAGTACACATGAGCGTAGAACACGATACCGAGACCGAATTCACGATCGATGCGGACTGGAACGATATGTATGTCGGCGGCGAATGGCGCTCTTCGAGCGACCGGGAGACCATCGAGGTCGAGAACCCGGCAACTCGAGAGGTAGTCAGCGAAGTCCCAGCGGCGACTGACGACGACGTCGACGACGCGTACGCGGCGGCAGTCGACGCACAGGAGGAGTGGCGAAATGACCTCCCGCAGGAACGCGGCGAGATCATCGAAGAGGTACAGCGGCTCATCGAGGACAACCACGAGGAACTTACCGAACTGCTAGCGATCGAGTCGGGCAGTGCGCGTCCGAAGGCGTCCCGCGAGTTCACGTCGACGGGCGAAATGATGCGCGACGTCGTGACCTACCCGTTCCGGATGACGGGCGATCACAGCCAGTCGAAGATCGCCCACAAGGAGAACATCGTTAAACGCGAGCCGATCGGCGTGGTGACCGTCATTTCGCCCTGGAACTTCCCGTTCCAGCTCTCGCTGCGCGCCGTCGCGCCAGCGATCGCCTTGGGTAACTCAGTCGTACTCAAGCCCGCGACCGAGACGCCGATCAGCGGCGGCCTCCTCATCGCTCGGCTCTTCGAGGAAGCCGGCCTACCGGACGGCGTCCTGAACGTCGTCACTGGCCACGGCTCGGAGATCGGCGATCACGTCGCGTCGCACCCCGATCTGTCGGCCGTTGCCTTTACCGGGTCGACACACGTCGGACAGCGCGTTGCGAAAAACGCTGCCGAGCAACTCGCGCTGCCGGCGATGGAGCTCGGCGGGAATAATCCGCATGTCGTCCTAGACGACGCCGACCTCGAGCAGGCGGTCGACGCGGGGATCTTCGGCTCGTTCATGCATCAGGGCCAGATCTGTATCTCGATCAATCGCCACCTGGTCCACGGGTCGCTTTACGACGACTACGTCGAGCGGTTCGTCCAACGGGCAGCGGAGCTCCCGGTCGGTGATCCGCTTGACAACGAGACGATCGTCGGGCCGATTATCAGCGAATCCGAGCGCGATACGATCCTTGAGTACGTCGAGCAGTCGGTTGAGGACGGTGCAACGCTCGAGCTCGGTGGGACCGCCGACGGACTGTTCGTCGAGCCGACGGTGCTGTCGGACATGCGAAACGACATGGCTGCAGCGTGTAACGAGCACTTCGGACCGGTCGCACCGATTATTCCGTTCGAAACCGACGAGGCGGCCATTGAATTGGCGAACGCAACTAAGTACGGGCTGGCGGCATCGGTCCACTCGACGGATATTTCACGGGCGCGAACCGTTGCCGACGAAATCGAGGCCGGAATGGTCCACATCAACGATCAGCCGATTAACAACGAGCCACACGTTCCGTTCGGCGGGACCAAGGCTTCCGGAATGGGTCGGTACAACGGTGAGTGGATCATTGATGAGTTCACCGAACCGAAGTGGACCTCGATTCAGCACGAGCCGCGGACCTACTCCTTCTGAGGGCCAACCTCTCGGTTCACACTCGCTAGCGAATCAAACGTCCGGGGTGCTTCGTTCGAGAGCCGCTATTCGACCGAGTCCTGAACGGACCGCTTCGTGCGACCGAAGACGAGCTCGCCGTGTTCGATCCCGTCGGCGAGTTCCGACGGCAGGTCGTACTCCTCGATGCGGCGCTGTACCTTGTCTTTGGGATATTCTACCCGGTGGAGGTCGACGCGATTGGTGTTGAGATCGAGCACGGCGTACCCCGCCCGCCAGTCCCCGTCCCGCGGAAGCCCGATGCTTCCTGGATTGACGACGATGCCGTCGTCGAATTTGGATATTGCTTGCATGTGCGTATGTCCGAGCACCAGGACCGATTCGTCCGAGAGCAGCGATGCGGAGAACTCCTCCGGATACGTGTACTCGTTCGGCTTGTCCGGTGCACCGTGTGCAACGCGGACGCGCCCGTCGTAGAGTTCGAGTTCGGTCGACAACTCCTCGAGATACGCCAGTGCATCAGTTCCGAGACGATCGGTCGTCCAGAGAGCGGCGGTTTTCGGAATGTCGTGGAAGTTGTCATGGAACTCACCTAGGACCGCTCGATCGTGATTTCCCTGAATCGACGTGATGTCGTATTCATGAAACGTCTCGATCACGGCCTCGGGGTCCGGACCGTAGCCAACTATATCCCCCGCGTGGACGTACTCGTTGACGTCAGGCATGTCTTCGAGCACGGCCGCGAGCGCTGGCATGTTACCGTGAACGTCGCTAATGAGTCCAATCCTCATACCCTCCGTTCGACGTGTACCGTTTTCAAAGTTACTCTAGTATAGTGAGTTGTACTGTCTACCCCAGTTATTAGGATACACTATGGTATGATGACGCTGCTATTTCTTACGAATAACGTTTCATCCCGGTAGTTATAATATCCCTCAGCACGAAGGGTGTTACCATGGGTACGGACAATAGTGAATCGTCAACAGTCGACATGAATCGAGCAAACAGTGCGCGTGAGCGGTTCCCGTACGCCGGGGAGGTAGAGCTGCCGGCCGAACTGAACGGCTGGGAGAAGATGTACCCAGAGTACTTCTGCTTCGAACTGACGGACGACCGGACGGACTACGAGCGCGATCAGTTCTGGTTCTGGGACAAGAAAGACTCGACGGATCCGATTCTGCCGTGGGATATGACGATCAGTGCCCAGGCATGGCAGATTGCGATGGCGCAGAACACGAGCCGCGTGTTCGCGATTCCGCCGTCAATGGCGGTCGACATTCGTGTGATCGCTGGCTACGTGTACTTCAGCGGCATTCAGGTCGAAGACGAGGAACTCCTCGAGGACCGCGCTGAGATCTTCACGGAACGAAGCGAATACTACTACGAGAACTACGAGGCGCTCTACAACGGCACATGGTTGCCAGCGGTCAAAGAGATCGGGAGCAAAATCCAGTCGCTCGAGGTCCCCGAGGAACTCCCAGAGTACGTTCCTGAAGACGTCATCACCGAGGCAAAGGGACAGAGCACCCGGACTCTGCAGATACTGGAGAATTACAACCGGCTGACTGAACTCGTGCTCGAAGGCTGGCAGCGACACTTCGAGTTTCTCTACCTCGCATACTTGGCGTACATGCAGTTCACGGAGACCTGTCGCGAGCTCTTCCCGAACATCTCCGACGATGCGATCGGGAAGATGGTCTCCGCAGTCGAGGCGGACGTTTTCCGGCCGGATCAGGAACTCGACAAGCTCGCCCAAAACGCAGTCGATCTGGGCGGTGACGTTCCCGAAATCGTCAAATCGGATGCGGAGCCCGACGAGAAAATCGACCGATTACGGGAGAGCGAGGACGGACAGGCGTTCATGGAATTGTTTGAGGACGCCAAAGATCCCTGGTTCTACATGACCTACGGCGATGGCTTCCACAGTCACAAGGGATCGTGGATCGACGACCTCGAAGCCCCGTTCAACCATCTCAAGACGAAGGTCGAACGGCTCGAGGACGGCGAACCGCTCGGACGCGACTTCGATAAACTACAGGCAGAGCGCGACGAGATCGTCGACGAGTACCGCCAGTACCTCGACTCGAGCGAGCAGGAACAGTTTGATCATGCGTACGAGACCTGTATGTCGATCTACGAGTACGCCGAAAACCACCAGTTCTGGATCGAGAACTGGCTCCACACAATCGTCTTCGGCAAGATGCGTGAGTTCGGTCAGCTGGCCGTCAACCATGGACTGCTGGCCGACGCTGACGACATCTTCCTCTTCGACCGATTCGAAGTCGCAGAGCTTCTCGAAGAGACGTGCAACACGTGGGCGCTCGGACGCGGAGCCTTCGTCTCTGAGCGATGGCAGTCCCGGGTCGAGGAGCGGCGCGAGATTTTCGAGGGGGCTCAGGACTGGGATCCGTCGCCCGCGCTCGGAAACCCACCTGAAACCGTTACTGATCCGCTCATGCAGATGCTGTGGGGAATCACGACCGAGAAGGTCAACGACTGGCTCGACGTCGAGTCCGACGACGGAGATGGTTCCGAACTCAACGGGTTCGGCTCTTCGTCCGGGCAAGTCGAAGGCAGGGCTCGCGTCGTCAGCGACGCGAAAGACATCAGCAAGTTAGAAGAAGACGAGATTCTCGTCGCGTCCCTCACGGATCCCGCGTGGGCACCAGTGTTCCCGCGAGCGAAGGGTGCGGTCACTGACGACGGCGGAATTACGAGCCACGCTGCGATCGTCTGTCGCGAGTACGGACTGCCCGCTGTAACTGGCACTGGACACGCGACGTCGGCGATCGATACCGGTGATCTGGTCCGCCTCGACGGAGAAAGCGGCGAGGTCGAGATTCTCGAGAAAGCAACGTGAACAGGACACTAACATACGAGTAACCAATGACTGATTCAACGTACATTCTGTATTTCGAGGAGCCGGCATGCAACAAGGACAGCGTCCCGCTCGTCGGGGGTAAGAACGCATCACTCGGTGAGCTAATGGAGGTAGATGAGTCTGTACAGGTGCCGCCTGGCTTCGCTGTAACGACGGAGTTTTACGAAACGTTCATCGACGAACGCAATCTTGACAAATACATCCCCGAGCGACTTGCGGACGTTGACTTCGACGACGATACGTCCGTTGCAGCAGCCAGCGAGGATATCCGAGCGTGTATCGAGGAGGCGTCGTTTCCGCCCGCTCTCGACGAGGCGTTAGCGTCCGCGTGGGAGCAGTTACAGGAACGAAATCGGTCGAACGAGCTTGAGGTCGCCGTTCGCTCGTCGGCGACGGCGGAGGATCTCCCCGATGCCTCGTTCGCCGGGCAACAGGACACGTACCTCAACGTTCGCGAACTCGGCCAAGTAAAGCGACGCACGAAAGAGTGCATGGCGAGCCTGTTCACCGCTCGTGCAATCTCGTACCGAGAGGAGAACAGGTTCGATCACGACGAAGTCTTGATCAGCGTTGGCATTCAGAAGATGGTCGAAGCGCGGTCGTCCGGCGTGATGTTTACGGTCAACCCCGCGAACGGAGACCGATCGAAAGTTCGGATCGAATCCAACTGGGGACTCGGCGAGTCAGTCGTGAGCGGGAAAGTAACGCCAGACAGCTTTCTCGTCGACAAGCCGGTTTACAAGATCGTTGACCGGAACATCACCAAGAAAAGCGTCATGACGGTTCCGACTGATACTGGCATTGAAGAGATTTCCGTCGATGAAGATCGGAAGGACGTCCCGTCTCTTACCGCTAACGAAATCATTGATCTTACGGATGTTGCGAAAGCGATCGAACGACATTACGGTGAGCCACAGGACATCGAGTGGGCGATCAGAGAAACTGGTGACGAGACACAGCTGTATATCCTCCAGAGTCGACCAGAAACGACCTGGAACGACACTAAACACGACGAGACAAAGTCAGAGTCCCCCTCGGAATCAGAGAAACAAGGGAATAAGAGCACGGCAGCGAGCATTCTCGATCGACTCTGACGGAGTATAACCCTAATTATCGTTTTTAGATACTATTTCTGTATTAGAAATATCTGGTGTCGAACAAGCGCGATCAACGATTCATAATTGGATGTAGAAAGTTAATCTACAGCCTACGAACAGAAAACAGCCGGGCTCACCGTCGGTCTGCGAGATGTCGAACACCGGGGCGGGCTTGACCCGACGAGGCCTTTTGACCACTCTTTGGGCGGTGTCTCGTCGTAGTTACAGTCGCTTTGGTTGTGGTAACTCGACAAATGTTCGCACTTCGGGCACTGTTTCACGATGATTAGGGCCCAGATCCAGATGGCCTGTTCACCTTTCTGGACGTACCGATCGAAATCGTTCCGCCAAGTGGAGTTTGATCAGGAGCGAATTTTGAGAGGAATAGTCGTGGAAGCAACTCTGGACGTCGAGCCACTCCTGAGTTCCTCGCTGGCCTGCGCGTCGTCGACCTCGTACGTGCTCGCACTGTTCGAGGGCCATCGATCGAGTAGCCACCTTCCTCGAGTGGAGTCGGTGCTGCTGGTGACTCGCACTGATCGTTGAACGCATCACGACGATTTCGCTCCTGGCCACAGTTTCGGCAGCGCCAGTATCGTGTCCGGTACTCGTGGCCGTCGGTAAGATTAATTTCGTATGGTGTCGGTTCCTTACTTGGAAGCCACTCATCGATCGCGATCAGTTCGTGTCCATTCAGTCAAGCAATGTCACCGGAATACCTCTGCTCTTGGCCACTGGTGTCATTGCAGTCATGGTGGTGGTCCTAGTGTTGCTCGCGCTGGATCGGTCGATCTGTACTCATGGATACTCTCGAGGCACATGTCGTCGCGTCTTACCCGTCAGGCGCGAAAAAACAACTCAGATTTCAGATCAGGTACTCGGTGGTGGAGAGATTTTCTGTATAGAGATCTCAGTTCCAATTTGTTCGAAGTAGCACCCCGTGACCGTTCATTACCTCGCGGAATCAGTCCTGTCCCCCGCTGAGGGATATCCTTAAGCAGGACGATAACAAAGATTGGAAATACGAAGTTGCGATGAACGGTCTCTCTGATCCACGGCCACCGCTTCCAGAGTGGATAGTGAATGCATACGATGTTCTTTGTACTCACAGTCTCAACTCCGCTAAGCATGAAAACGTCCAGTCGATCCCTCGAGAGCAAGCGCTCGAGGTTCTCCACAAGAGCGATGAACTGGCCCTCGAACCCGTGGATGCGAGCCATGCACTTACTCGGTTGCTCGAGCGAGGATACTTCTATGAGGTTGACGGCGAGCTTCGTGTAACGATGCCGGAAGACTGACTCGTGGTCCGGTTCGAGACTCACCTGTTCACTACACCTGCGTATTGATCGCTGTAAACAGTCGTTTGCTTAATCTTGCGGTTCGCCACAATTGTACGACTCGACGAGAGGTGTCGCACAGGTCTCGCAGTCCACCGTGCCACAGTTCAGACACTGCTTGCATTCCTGTATAGATCCAATCATATTTATCCCTATTTGAATGAATATTTAGAATTATCGCTCATTCGAGTTGCCAAATCTGAATTTCCCAATTCGGATGGTCAGTTGTCGATTGGATCCGTAGGCTGCCTTCTATCTCGACATCGTTAGTTTCTGCTTCTTCTAAGATCGCTTGGAGAGCGGAACGAAGCGATTCACTATCGTCAATTGACTGGTTATCCGCCATGACGTGTGTTACAGGTCGACTGTACTGCTGCTCTCCGATCCTTCTACCTGAGATACGTGAACGTAGTTGGCGGTCACTGCGACGCGATACGTTGTATAGGTGAATTCCAGATACACGTCGTCTTGATCCGCCTCATCACTGGAGTGGGGATGAAAGAGACTGTTCAGGGCATCAAGGTCGATATATTCATAGAGCGGATCCAACTCAATCGGATCACGATTTGCTGCCTCTGCAACAGCAGCTATGACTGTTTGGCTGACAGGGTCATCCTCACTACACGTATATTTGACAGGGGAATCTGTGCTTGACATCTATTTCCTATTGACCACTCCACACGTGTGAGTCTCCGTAGTCAGTGTCTACGTGTTTAAGTCTCATTCTACGTTCCTCTTCCTCCTCGTCCTCCTCTCCTTGAGCGTCACCTCCATGTTAACCACACTCTGTCCTACGGAATCCGAGCAATTCACACGTCTCTCTCCACTCCCGCAATATCGTCTTCGTCTCTCCCCCAACGTACCAATGTACTACCCTCCCGCGAGGGTGTTATAGAACGATCTGCTCAATACATGTGCGAACTGAACGCGAGAGTCTTCTTCGATCCGGATGAAAATAGGGCACGTTGGTCAGCGCTGTGGTTGGAGTCGTTACCCTCGTGACGAGTTCGTCTCAAATCGGATGCCGATTTACTGTTCAACGAGTCCTAATCCCTGTACTGTCGGAAGGTTCCAGTCACGAGTGACCGCAGCTAACCGCGTTAGCACGGTAACGACCGCGCATATTCCGGCAGCGGTACTCCCAGAGACGCCGCCGACCCCCGCTAGAAAGTATGTGCTTCCGCCCAGCACCGCACAACTCGCGTAGAAATCATCGAAGAGGATAAACGGGGATTGATCCAGAAGGATATCGGCAAACGCACCACCACCGACTGCATTAATCGTTGCAATAGCGACGATACTAAATACTGAAACGCCCGCTTCGGTGGCGACGATGGCACCGGTCGTCGTAAACGCGGCGAGCCCGATAGCGTCCGCGACGAGCGTGATCGGATGCGTATCTGGAGACGTAAGGACGACACTCAGTGCGATCGCTAAGCCGACTCCGAGCAGTCCTAGAGTGATTTCGATCGGGGACTGAAGCGCTAACGGAACTCGCGCCACGAGGAGATCGCGCGTCACTCCGCCAGCGAATGCCATCGCCAGCCCGACGACAGTAATTCCGAGCAGGTCGAATTCCTCACGGATCGCCTTCGATGATCCGACGAGAGCGAACGCGAGTAAGCCGATCGTATTCATCACCGCGAACGGATCGCCGACCAATACTCCGAGTAGGTCCTGCCCCATTGGTCGCTCCTATGAGAACGAGTCCCTTGAGTCCTCCGAGACTCCGGTCCCGTCTCGATCCACGGCCTGTCACGTGTGTTATCAGTACGGTCTCTAGTGAACGGCAACTACGTGTGCTTATCGAGCAACGAGGATTCTATCAAACCCAAGCTATTTCCACGGAAGCGTGATAAGTAAAAGGCGCGAATTCAGCACGAACTCATATTTGGTTAACGCGGATTATGGTCTATTAACGTTCTTGAATATGATCAGAAAAGTGAGCAACAGGACTATTCAGTCAGAAAAAATGTCAATAAACTCCTCCATTTCTGTGCTGAAGCCTCAAAATCAGAACTCTCCCTGAAGTGATTCTACCTCAACCTCCCCATCTTGTATTACTATCTCGAAACCTGCATATTGGAATAGCACTTGGATGTTCGTTTCGGATTCATTGAATAGTGTATTCAATGCGTCTGGGTCTATAGCGTCGTATAGCGGAGGAAGGTCCAGTGGGTTACTGTCGGTTGCTTCTGCTACGGCTTCGGTTACTGCGTTTACTGGTGGTTTGTTCTGTATCAAGTTCGGTGTCATCACTTGATAGTCGAACGTCGGTGTCTGTATTTCATCGGCCTCACCCTCTCCGGGGTTTATATGGTCTCCCTTAGGCTAATGTATTGAGAAGCAGTGCTTGCTGTCCACGCCGAAGCCGAGTTGACAGAGCGGATGTAGAGATGCAGAGTTCCTCAGCGATCTCATCCATTGTTGTTTCCCTCGGTACATTGAAATAGCCTTTTTCAAGAGCAGTAAGAAGAGCCTCCTTTTGCCCGGTCGTAATACCGTATCGGCTTTCAAGGCCCCCATCCTTCTTTACCGATTTTTCTTTATAGAGGTTAAGCAATTCAAATCGTCGATTCCGTTCAAGACAAGCCTTTCGCAAATGAGCAACTGCATCGCGTGACGGAAATCGAGCTAAAAGTTCTTCCTTGTTAGCCGTCGCAGTAAGACGAATAATCGTTATATCGTGTTCTACAGAAACCGTATGGATTGTTTGGTGTTGCCCCTCATCTGATAGCCTTAGCCCATACAAACGTTTCTCTGGCAATTTTGTTAGACAATCATAGGTATCAATCGTTGGATCTATAGTGAGTGTACTTTCATATTTTTCAAAGTCGTCGCCCATTGCCCATACAATTATCTTCCACGGTTCATCCCCTGCCGAACGGATATCCTCAAAAAGAAGCTCCATATCTGGAACACTTTCTAGAGAAACTTGCCCCAGCGGAGGACTTATTTCCACCCTCCCTATGAGGACCATCACCATTTAACTGTGTCTTCTTTATGGATATAGCTTTCCCAACCCCAATAGAAAATGTGGAGTTTTTGTGGGTGGAATATGTGTGCGATTTAAATTACTTGATGCCAGATAAACTAACTGCGATATCGTTAGCCTCTTGGTAACACTATTACCTATACTGAGCGATTAGTGGTATAAAAACCATCAAAGGAAAATAAATTTCAACAGGTCTAGTCTACAGATTCGTGAGGATCCGTACGTCGGACCGTGTGACGAGGACACGAAATTCTCCGACCGAGAATCTAATCTCGAGGTCATCGTTCGCCGAGTTCACGAGTTGCTTGAGTGCTTCGACGTCGATCACCCGTTGCAGTTGATACTCGTCACGACCGAGTCCCTCCGTTTCGAGCGCATCGACGATTTCGAAGAGGAGGTGCCGATTACTCATCTATGATCACCTCGTCGACGACATCGATAATCTCCGCAGCGGTCGAACTGATCCGCTCGAGTCGATCGAGAATGACCTCTGACTCTTCGCCCTCCCATGCAGCGAGGTAGAATGCCGACCCACTCGTGTCCAGCCCGAAATACCGACCAACGATGTAGCCGACCGCTTCCGCCTCGAGTTCGCGTTTCGAGCGTTCGGTCTCGTCGTCGATGTCACCGTGTAAGAGTGCGTGGGCGTACTCGTGGACGGTCGTTACGGCAAGGTCGGCGGTGTTCTCACGATCCTGGACCTCGATTAGTGGTTGCTCTGCAGGAGAGCGGTACTGACACACGCCTTTGGCATCTCCGTGAGGCCACTCCGCTGGAGAAACGACCTCGGCTTCCACTTCAAGCATCGAAGCCCCCCAAGAAGCGCTGGCACCAGTTCGTCAGCTTCTCCGGTCGCCTCCGTC
This region of Natrinema sp. DC36 genomic DNA includes:
- a CDS encoding SRPBCC family protein, which translates into the protein MFASINEDVPSLEEWLGDYKWYLDIQLKLPDGGMEVVGEPHRWVVDANWKTIADNFNGDSYHTAWAHGSVVDLELGGEETVGHAGTGDSIDHHIHCDGHTTSIRGFEDEDVFLTYPDEIVDELFSGDDLSEEQWQVARQALSFTGAIFPNFGFLHFGDTTDDPNKDVAPFFTIRKWRPLGPDQMELWSWGLVPKNAPESFKERMYKMYTSNFGPTGNFEQDDVPIWKSITEAAGGQFARSQNLQLNYQMGLEWMSEMALDEDWDGPGFAYSENLEEGGMRLFHEQWYEMLAGNDREDALGTPMNVGVER
- a CDS encoding 3-phenylpropionate/cinnamic acid dioxygenase subunit beta yields the protein MKLSDREDEIEELLVERDVRKFLNHEAELLDTRELHEWFDLIAENITYHMPRRLMRENTADVFSGDSYYFDESYGSLKARVMRFDSEYAWAERPPTRTERYVTNVVVTDYDDEVIDVESNLLVYVSRGDSEEHDFYSAKREDTLRRDGDSFEIVDRKILLNQTILSTDNISIFL
- a CDS encoding aldehyde dehydrogenase family protein encodes the protein MSVEHDTETEFTIDADWNDMYVGGEWRSSSDRETIEVENPATREVVSEVPAATDDDVDDAYAAAVDAQEEWRNDLPQERGEIIEEVQRLIEDNHEELTELLAIESGSARPKASREFTSTGEMMRDVVTYPFRMTGDHSQSKIAHKENIVKREPIGVVTVISPWNFPFQLSLRAVAPAIALGNSVVLKPATETPISGGLLIARLFEEAGLPDGVLNVVTGHGSEIGDHVASHPDLSAVAFTGSTHVGQRVAKNAAEQLALPAMELGGNNPHVVLDDADLEQAVDAGIFGSFMHQGQICISINRHLVHGSLYDDYVERFVQRAAELPVGDPLDNETIVGPIISESERDTILEYVEQSVEDGATLELGGTADGLFVEPTVLSDMRNDMAAACNEHFGPVAPIIPFETDEAAIELANATKYGLAASVHSTDISRARTVADEIEAGMVHINDQPINNEPHVPFGGTKASGMGRYNGEWIIDEFTEPKWTSIQHEPRTYSF
- a CDS encoding metallophosphoesterase family protein gives rise to the protein MRIGLISDVHGNMPALAAVLEDMPDVNEYVHAGDIVGYGPDPEAVIETFHEYDITSIQGNHDRAVLGEFHDNFHDIPKTAALWTTDRLGTDALAYLEELSTELELYDGRVRVAHGAPDKPNEYTYPEEFSASLLSDESVLVLGHTHMQAISKFDDGIVVNPGSIGLPRDGDWRAGYAVLDLNTNRVDLHRVEYPKDKVQRRIEEYDLPSELADGIEHGELVFGRTKRSVQDSVE
- a CDS encoding PEP-utilizing enzyme, which encodes MNRANSARERFPYAGEVELPAELNGWEKMYPEYFCFELTDDRTDYERDQFWFWDKKDSTDPILPWDMTISAQAWQIAMAQNTSRVFAIPPSMAVDIRVIAGYVYFSGIQVEDEELLEDRAEIFTERSEYYYENYEALYNGTWLPAVKEIGSKIQSLEVPEELPEYVPEDVITEAKGQSTRTLQILENYNRLTELVLEGWQRHFEFLYLAYLAYMQFTETCRELFPNISDDAIGKMVSAVEADVFRPDQELDKLAQNAVDLGGDVPEIVKSDAEPDEKIDRLRESEDGQAFMELFEDAKDPWFYMTYGDGFHSHKGSWIDDLEAPFNHLKTKVERLEDGEPLGRDFDKLQAERDEIVDEYRQYLDSSEQEQFDHAYETCMSIYEYAENHQFWIENWLHTIVFGKMREFGQLAVNHGLLADADDIFLFDRFEVAELLEETCNTWALGRGAFVSERWQSRVEERREIFEGAQDWDPSPALGNPPETVTDPLMQMLWGITTEKVNDWLDVESDDGDGSELNGFGSSSGQVEGRARVVSDAKDISKLEEDEILVASLTDPAWAPVFPRAKGAVTDDGGITSHAAIVCREYGLPAVTGTGHATSAIDTGDLVRLDGESGEVEILEKAT
- a CDS encoding PEP/pyruvate-binding domain-containing protein, giving the protein MTDSTYILYFEEPACNKDSVPLVGGKNASLGELMEVDESVQVPPGFAVTTEFYETFIDERNLDKYIPERLADVDFDDDTSVAAASEDIRACIEEASFPPALDEALASAWEQLQERNRSNELEVAVRSSATAEDLPDASFAGQQDTYLNVRELGQVKRRTKECMASLFTARAISYREENRFDHDEVLISVGIQKMVEARSSGVMFTVNPANGDRSKVRIESNWGLGESVVSGKVTPDSFLVDKPVYKIVDRNITKKSVMTVPTDTGIEEISVDEDRKDVPSLTANEIIDLTDVAKAIERHYGEPQDIEWAIRETGDETQLYILQSRPETTWNDTKHDETKSESPSESEKQGNKSTAASILDRL
- a CDS encoding HalOD1 output domain-containing protein, which codes for MSSTDSPVKYTCSEDDPVSQTVIAAVAEAANRDPIELDPLYEYIDLDALNSLFHPHSSDEADQDDVYLEFTYTTYRVAVTANYVHVSQVEGSESSSTVDL
- a CDS encoding TRIC cation channel family protein — encoded protein: MGQDLLGVLVGDPFAVMNTIGLLAFALVGSSKAIREEFDLLGITVVGLAMAFAGGVTRDLLVARVPLALQSPIEITLGLLGVGLAIALSVVLTSPDTHPITLVADAIGLAAFTTTGAIVATEAGVSVFSIVAIATINAVGGGAFADILLDQSPFILFDDFYASCAVLGGSTYFLAGVGGVSGSTAAGICAVVTVLTRLAAVTRDWNLPTVQGLGLVEQ
- a CDS encoding HalOD1 output domain-containing protein produces the protein MTPNLIQNKPPVNAVTEAVAEATDSNPLDLPPLYDAIDPDALNTLFNESETNIQVLFQYAGFEIVIQDGEVEVESLQGEF
- a CDS encoding helix-turn-helix domain-containing protein is translated as MEISPPLGQVSLESVPDMELLFEDIRSAGDEPWKIIVWAMGDDFEKYESTLTIDPTIDTYDCLTKLPEKRLYGLRLSDEGQHQTIHTVSVEHDITIIRLTATANKEELLARFPSRDAVAHLRKACLERNRRFELLNLYKEKSVKKDGGLESRYGITTGQKEALLTALEKGYFNVPRETTMDEIAEELCISTSALSTRLRRGQQALLLNTLA